GCTCAGCATTTTCTCTGTGTATCTGTCGGTAAGAAGTGTGAAAAAGATACAGCTCATTGATATCATCAAAGAAGAAACCATGTAGGAGGAGTGTGTATGGAACTGTTAAAGGTCGAAAATGTAAGCAAGATATATGGTACAGGAGAAAATGAAGTAAAAGCGCTGGATAACGTTTCCTTTACGGTAGATAAAGGAGAATTTGTAGCAATCGTGGGTCCCTCCGGATCCGGCAAGTCCACACTCCTTCACATGTTGGGGGGTGTGGATGTGCCTACCTCGGGTGATATATGGGTAGAAGGCGTGAAACTTGGCAGTATGGATGAGAAGAAGCTGTCCATCTTCCGCAGAAGGCAGGTTGGACTTATCTATCAATTTTATAATCTGATCCCTATATTGGACGTTCAGGAGAATATCTCACTGCCTCTTCTGCTGGACGGTCAGAAACCGGATGCCGGATATCTGGATGAACTGATCGGGACACTCGGGCTCTCGCAGAGGCTGAATCACCTTCCCGGCCAGTTGTCGGGCGGCCAGCAGCAGAGAGTATCCATAGGGCGCGCCCTCGTCATGCATCCCGCCCTCGTTCTGGCCGATGAGCCGACGGGAAATCTGGACAGGAAGAACAGCGCGGAGATCATCGCACTGCTGAAAGAGTCAAACAGGAAATACCGGCAGACACTGATCGTGATCACTCACGACGAAGGTATTGCGCTGCAGAGCGACCGCATACTCTATCTGGAGGACGGCAGGATAACCGAGAGAAATTAAGGATAATGTATTGGTAGTATACGTCTGTCAAATAAAATATGAGTGACCTGAACACGGGAATGAATGGATATATAATATTTCATTTCCGTGTTTTTGTAATATTTGCGGCCGCCAATGGTAACCGATTTCTTTACCGATGTTGTATCTGCCGCTATTGTTTTGTATAATGGTTAACAAACTTTAACGAAAGGAACAAGGCTATGAATAAACATCACGTAGAGATCGACGCGTGCCGGTGTATCGGCTGCGGAGCATGTGTGAGGACATGTGCAGCACATAACATTGAATTGAAGAACAAAAAAGCGGAAACGATATTGAGTGACTGTCTGATGTGCGGACAATGCACGGCAGTCTGCCCCGCTGAAGCGGTATCGATCAGCGGGTATGAGACGGAGGATATTATAAAAACAAACAATGAGCGGTTAGATCCGAAGCAGGTTCTGGACGTCATCCGCTTTAGAAGAAGCGTCAGACAGTTTCAAGATAAAAAGATCCCGGGGGAAGTCATCGACGAGATCCTAGAGGCCGGACGGCTCACCCATACAGCAAAGAATAAGCAGGATGTGTCATTTGCCGTGCTGGACAGAGAGAAGGATCATATAGAGCAGATGGCGGTCAGCATGTTCAGGAAATGGAAACCCCTGGCCGATTTGTTCAGTCCCATGGCAAGGCAAAATAAGATCGACAGACACTTTTTCTTTTTCAAAGCGCCGATCGTCATTGTCATTATGGCAGGAGACAAGACAAACGGGATCCTCGCGGCACAGAATATGGAGTTTGCTGCAGAGGCAAACGGACTTGGGGTATTGTTCAGCGGTTTTTTCACAATGGCGGCAAACAGTTCTTTAAAGATAAGGAAAGCATTGAAAATGCCGAAAAAGAAACGCGCAGCGATGACCCTTGTATTAGGTTATCCGCGCGTAAAGTTTCTTCGCTCTGTGCAGCGTGAAAAATTAAAGGTAACATATTTGTAAAAAATCGGAGTATGTGGATGGAATGTGAAGAAAGACTTAAAAAAATAGTAGATGGTTTCCAGATATGCAGAAACGCGTTTACTGCAATAGGAGACGATACGAGACAATTGATCCTGCTTGTGCTGCTGGAAAGTGATCTGTCAGGTATCCGGGTGGGAGAGATCGCGGAAAAGACCCATTTGACGAGACCTTCGGTATCTCACCATCTAAAGATATTGAAAGAGTCAGGGATCGTGGCAATGCACAGAGAAGGAACAAAAAACTATTATTATCTGAGCACAGATGAGACGCAATGGAAAGAGATCGCGGATCTGGTTGATCTTATCTATGAAAGCATTCAGCATATGAGTGCTCAGTCTTAGCTTTATTTAAGGAGGACAAAAATTTGATCTTATATTTTTCAGGAACAGGCAACAGTGAATATGCGGCAAAGAGGATCAGCAGAGAGATCCACGATGAGACTGTGGATTTATTTAAGAAGATCAGAAACCATGATTTTACAGAACTATATTCCGAGAAACCGTGGATCATCGTCTCCCCTGCCTATGCGTGGAGGATTCCGCGTATTCTGAATGAATGGCTGGGAAAGACAACGCTGGCAGGCAGTAAAGAGATTTATTTCATAATGACTTGCGGGGGTAGCATTGGGAATGCGGGCGCTTATCTCAAGGAGTTATGTGCCGGCAGGCAGATGGATTACCGCGGATGCCTTCCGGTCATTATGCCGGAAAATTATATTGCCATGTTCTCCACTCCGGCTGAGGAAGAGGCGCTTAAGATCATTGAGCATGCAGAAGCCACTATAGACAAAGCAGCGTCTTTCATAAAGAGCAAAGCGACATTCCCGCAGCTTTCGGTTACAGTGAAAGATAAAATGAGCAGCAGTATCGTAAACCGTATCTTTTATCCGATGTTTGTGCACGCTAAAAAGTTCCATGTCAAGGATACTTGCATTTCC
This is a stretch of genomic DNA from [Clostridium] hylemonae DSM 15053. It encodes these proteins:
- a CDS encoding ArsR/SmtB family transcription factor, with translation MWMECEERLKKIVDGFQICRNAFTAIGDDTRQLILLVLLESDLSGIRVGEIAEKTHLTRPSVSHHLKILKESGIVAMHREGTKNYYYLSTDETQWKEIADLVDLIYESIQHMSAQS
- a CDS encoding nitroreductase family protein, producing the protein MNKHHVEIDACRCIGCGACVRTCAAHNIELKNKKAETILSDCLMCGQCTAVCPAEAVSISGYETEDIIKTNNERLDPKQVLDVIRFRRSVRQFQDKKIPGEVIDEILEAGRLTHTAKNKQDVSFAVLDREKDHIEQMAVSMFRKWKPLADLFSPMARQNKIDRHFFFFKAPIVIVIMAGDKTNGILAAQNMEFAAEANGLGVLFSGFFTMAANSSLKIRKALKMPKKKRAAMTLVLGYPRVKFLRSVQREKLKVTYL
- a CDS encoding ABC transporter ATP-binding protein, which gives rise to MELLKVENVSKIYGTGENEVKALDNVSFTVDKGEFVAIVGPSGSGKSTLLHMLGGVDVPTSGDIWVEGVKLGSMDEKKLSIFRRRQVGLIYQFYNLIPILDVQENISLPLLLDGQKPDAGYLDELIGTLGLSQRLNHLPGQLSGGQQQRVSIGRALVMHPALVLADEPTGNLDRKNSAEIIALLKESNRKYRQTLIVITHDEGIALQSDRILYLEDGRITERN
- a CDS encoding EFR1 family ferrodoxin (N-terminal region resembles flavodoxins. C-terminal ferrodoxin region binds two 4Fe-4S clusters.), with the protein product MILYFSGTGNSEYAAKRISREIHDETVDLFKKIRNHDFTELYSEKPWIIVSPAYAWRIPRILNEWLGKTTLAGSKEIYFIMTCGGSIGNAGAYLKELCAGRQMDYRGCLPVIMPENYIAMFSTPAEEEALKIIEHAEATIDKAASFIKSKATFPQLSVTVKDKMSSSIVNRIFYPMFVHAKKFHVKDTCISCGKCEALCPLANIRIVDGKPVWGTDCTHCMACICRCPVEAIEYGKHSSGLPRYTCPKLY